A section of the Enterococcus montenegrensis genome encodes:
- a CDS encoding type 2 periplasmic-binding domain-containing protein — MFKFSSKKIVGTLALASVVLALGACGSKKDESTAEKKVDLPSIEDRYKPDENTPAWKLDTKKEATKLTWYVNADWWNTEFGKDMVTKKVKEDLNVDIKFITGDDTKLNTYFAGGDMPDIVTIFDSNSQVARKANSWALPLQDLAKKYDPYFNKVARQETLNWYKLSDGKSYGYPDYSNTQQDFDSGDIFARDAFIIRKDVYEAIGKPDFTTPEGFVAGMKKIKAQFPDLIPFGFNDFAKDGSSNGSMDSVVQDMLGVPYTKDGKYYDRNLDSDYIKWVKAFRQVHQDGNISDDTFTDDGDKFKEKLQTGKYGAVMIGSFVNQGIPLQTFKAANPDSEYIAIDGIQSTQGNKATLTQAGISGWMINYIGKNCKDPAKAMQVFTYLLSDEGEMLTNFGIEGQTYTKEGDKVKWTDEARKIQQDDPEKWQLEYRMGEFIQFGHDRFKAMNDDSYVDAVKQMQQWGEGKLTSQFLTENIGPDAGSQEARALSAIQTNWSTTLVGMLRAKDDKELDGLLNKYEDFQKDNKINDVNKVRNDKIEENKKKLDM; from the coding sequence ATGTTTAAGTTTTCAAGCAAAAAAATCGTAGGGACTTTGGCACTGGCAAGCGTAGTCTTAGCATTAGGAGCCTGTGGTAGTAAAAAAGATGAATCAACAGCAGAAAAAAAGGTGGATCTCCCCTCCATTGAAGACCGATATAAACCAGATGAAAATACACCAGCCTGGAAATTAGATACCAAAAAAGAAGCGACCAAATTAACTTGGTACGTAAACGCTGATTGGTGGAATACAGAATTTGGTAAAGATATGGTAACTAAAAAAGTCAAAGAAGATTTAAATGTCGATATCAAATTCATTACTGGTGATGACACCAAATTAAATACGTATTTTGCTGGCGGAGATATGCCAGACATTGTGACTATCTTTGACTCCAACTCACAAGTAGCGCGTAAAGCAAATTCTTGGGCATTACCATTACAAGATTTAGCGAAAAAATATGATCCATATTTTAATAAAGTAGCCCGTCAAGAAACATTAAATTGGTATAAATTGTCCGATGGAAAATCTTATGGCTATCCAGATTATTCCAATACGCAACAAGACTTTGATAGTGGGGATATTTTTGCTCGAGATGCATTTATTATTAGAAAAGATGTCTATGAAGCAATTGGAAAACCCGACTTCACAACACCAGAAGGCTTTGTGGCCGGTATGAAGAAGATTAAAGCACAATTTCCAGATTTAATTCCATTTGGATTTAATGATTTTGCTAAAGATGGTTCTTCAAATGGCTCAATGGATAGCGTTGTACAAGATATGCTAGGTGTCCCTTATACAAAAGATGGCAAATACTATGACCGTAATTTAGATTCTGATTATATTAAATGGGTGAAGGCTTTCCGTCAAGTTCACCAAGATGGCAATATTTCTGATGATACTTTCACAGATGATGGCGATAAATTCAAAGAAAAATTACAAACTGGTAAATATGGTGCTGTTATGATTGGCTCATTTGTAAACCAAGGGATTCCATTACAAACCTTTAAAGCTGCAAATCCAGACAGCGAATATATTGCAATTGACGGCATTCAAAGTACCCAAGGTAACAAAGCAACATTAACACAAGCTGGTATTTCTGGTTGGATGATTAACTACATTGGTAAAAACTGCAAAGATCCTGCTAAAGCAATGCAAGTGTTCACTTATCTTTTAAGTGATGAAGGTGAAATGTTAACAAACTTTGGTATTGAAGGACAAACCTATACCAAAGAAGGCGATAAGGTAAAATGGACCGATGAAGCACGTAAAATTCAACAAGATGATCCTGAAAAATGGCAATTGGAGTACCGCATGGGTGAGTTCATTCAATTTGGTCATGACCGCTTTAAAGCAATGAATGATGATTCATACGTCGATGCAGTGAAACAAATGCAACAATGGGGTGAAGGAAAATTAACTTCACAATTTTTAACAGAAAATATTGGTCCTGATGCGGGTAGTCAAGAAGCGCGAGCTTTAAGTGCAATCCAAACAAATTGGAGCACAACTCTTGTAGGTATGTTGCGGGCAAAAGATGACAAAGAACTAGACGGTTTGTTAAATAAATACGAAGATTTCCAAAAAGATAATAAGATTAATGATGTAAATAAAGTTCGTAACGATAAAATTGAAGAAAATAAGAAAAAATTAGACATGTAA
- a CDS encoding carbohydrate ABC transporter permease encodes MEKRSLSLAKPKSNVVQDKDSKIFNFVNVLLLLVFTIIIIVPVWNIVASSFASSDALAKGDFVFWPSEISFDNYRKVLGDASIWQALIISVGKTVIGVLAHTAFCAIMAYALSKRNLKGRGLYSTMGIITMFFSGGMIPTYLLIKSLGLLNTFWVYIIPALLSYYDVIILMNFFRDVPTSLEESAKIDGASDWGVFLKIFVPLSKPALATIALFHGVWQWNDFMTAKLYVTDKALYPLQMKLYEIITQSQAASQQGLNAAVEISTTSKGVQLATIVVTTVPILIIYPLLQKHFISGMMLGAVKE; translated from the coding sequence ATGGAAAAAAGAAGTTTGTCACTCGCTAAACCCAAAAGTAACGTTGTACAAGATAAAGACAGTAAAATCTTCAACTTTGTTAATGTTTTACTCCTACTCGTTTTTACAATCATTATTATCGTGCCGGTTTGGAATATCGTAGCGTCATCTTTTGCCTCAAGTGATGCATTGGCAAAGGGGGATTTCGTTTTCTGGCCTTCAGAAATCTCATTTGATAATTATCGCAAGGTTTTAGGCGATGCTTCCATTTGGCAAGCGTTAATTATTTCAGTGGGAAAGACAGTAATTGGTGTTTTAGCCCATACCGCATTTTGTGCCATTATGGCTTATGCTTTATCAAAACGAAATTTAAAAGGTCGGGGATTGTATTCCACGATGGGAATTATCACCATGTTCTTTTCTGGTGGGATGATTCCAACATACTTATTGATTAAATCTTTAGGGCTATTAAATACTTTTTGGGTCTACATTATCCCAGCCCTACTTTCTTATTACGATGTTATTATCTTGATGAACTTTTTTAGAGATGTACCAACATCTTTGGAAGAGTCAGCTAAGATTGATGGAGCAAGTGATTGGGGCGTATTTTTGAAAATCTTTGTGCCTTTATCTAAACCCGCATTAGCAACAATTGCCCTTTTTCACGGGGTTTGGCAGTGGAATGACTTTATGACAGCTAAATTATACGTAACGGATAAAGCATTATATCCTTTGCAAATGAAATTATACGAAATTATTACGCAATCACAAGCAGCATCCCAACAAGGCTTAAATGCGGCGGTCGAAATTAGCACAACATCTAAGGGGGTACAATTGGCAACTATCGTAGTCACGACCGTTCCGATTTTAATTATTTATCCATTGCTACAAAAACATTTTATCTCAGGCATGATGCTTGGGGCAGTAAAAGAATAG
- a CDS encoding ABC transporter permease: MLEAKAKPTLGARFKKWWRDFGHQWQLQSMAIPGIVYMIIFSFIPIYGLVIAFKNYTVIDTIDSAQWVGFENFKIIMEDKYFWQSVVNTLGISALKLAFGFVLPIIIAVMIYELRDSVFKRVIQTISYLPHFLSWIILGGMIITWFSSNGMINELLNFIGIQTKQNHMLDVGKYWWIASLSDVWKEAGWGTILYLATMARIDPTYYEAAKMDGASRLRQIWSITIPMIRNIISLNLILSVSGLFNSNLDQTLVLMNSQNQPKAEVINSYVYRVGLMQGDFSYATAVGLGISIISVILLAATNIVTKKLNDNQSVL; this comes from the coding sequence ATGTTGGAAGCAAAAGCCAAACCAACCCTAGGGGCACGTTTTAAAAAATGGTGGCGAGATTTTGGACACCAATGGCAATTACAGTCGATGGCAATTCCTGGGATTGTTTATATGATTATTTTTAGTTTTATTCCTATTTACGGCTTAGTGATTGCCTTTAAAAATTACACCGTAATTGACACCATTGACAGTGCGCAGTGGGTGGGATTTGAAAACTTCAAAATCATTATGGAAGATAAGTACTTTTGGCAATCGGTTGTGAATACATTGGGCATTAGCGCATTGAAACTAGCCTTTGGATTTGTCTTACCGATTATTATCGCCGTGATGATTTATGAATTACGAGACAGTGTCTTTAAGCGGGTGATTCAAACAATTTCTTATCTACCACACTTTTTATCATGGATTATTTTAGGTGGGATGATTATTACCTGGTTTTCTTCAAACGGGATGATCAATGAGTTGTTAAACTTCATCGGTATCCAGACGAAGCAAAATCACATGCTAGACGTTGGTAAATATTGGTGGATTGCTTCTTTATCAGATGTTTGGAAAGAAGCTGGATGGGGAACAATTTTATATTTGGCCACGATGGCGCGTATTGATCCAACGTATTATGAGGCTGCCAAAATGGATGGTGCTTCACGACTACGTCAAATTTGGAGTATTACGATTCCAATGATTCGCAATATCATTTCGTTAAATTTGATCTTAAGTGTAAGCGGTTTATTCAATTCGAATTTAGATCAAACTTTAGTTTTGATGAATTCTCAAAATCAGCCTAAAGCAGAAGTCATTAATTCTTACGTTTATCGTGTTGGTTTAATGCAAGGAGACTTTTCTTATGCAACAGCCGTGGGACTTGGAATCTCAATTATTTCAGTTATTTTGTTAGCTGCAACCAATATTGTTACGAAAAAATTAAACGATAATCAATCGGTCTTGTAA
- a CDS encoding LacI family DNA-binding transcriptional regulator yields the protein MKERVTIREVAKEANVSIATVSKALNDVDVVKPKTKEKVIAAAKKLHYTPNLMGKNLKAKRTKMIGFYTHTIIGPYFSTLIEAIVKEAEKHHYGVNVIISSDKQVLTSHLLGNMVDGFIGFEDLIDDEALSTIQSERINAVFMDRQINDRSISSIVFASRKAGRLATKELIAKGHQKIGFLPGHPGVYDSDERYLGYIQAMRAAELTVNDTWIIPGLFEEKASFENIDHYLKTTDKKDWPTAWIAGNDLSAIGVIKAVEANNLQVPNDFSVIGFDDIELLRYFKPRVTTVQNPIRTQGKEAVIELLALIAGDKAGENKILDCRLIRGETTTAVELQK from the coding sequence ATGAAAGAGAGGGTCACAATTCGGGAAGTCGCAAAAGAAGCTAACGTTTCTATTGCAACTGTTTCAAAAGCGTTAAACGACGTTGATGTGGTGAAACCAAAGACAAAAGAAAAAGTTATTGCAGCAGCAAAAAAACTTCATTATACCCCCAATTTGATGGGGAAAAATTTGAAAGCAAAGCGCACAAAAATGATTGGTTTTTATACGCATACCATTATTGGTCCTTACTTTAGCACTTTGATAGAAGCGATTGTAAAAGAAGCAGAAAAACATCACTACGGGGTGAATGTCATTATCTCTTCTGATAAACAAGTTTTAACTTCACATCTGTTAGGGAATATGGTGGATGGTTTTATCGGTTTTGAAGATTTAATTGATGATGAGGCGCTCAGTACAATTCAATCAGAAAGAATTAATGCTGTATTTATGGATCGACAAATCAATGATCGTAGTATCAGCAGTATTGTTTTTGCTTCTCGTAAAGCAGGAAGACTCGCTACAAAAGAGTTGATTGCAAAAGGACATCAAAAAATCGGTTTTTTGCCGGGACATCCTGGCGTTTATGACAGTGATGAGCGTTACTTAGGTTATATTCAAGCGATGCGCGCTGCCGAGCTAACTGTAAATGATACTTGGATTATCCCTGGATTATTTGAAGAAAAAGCGAGTTTTGAAAATATCGATCACTATTTAAAGACAACCGACAAAAAGGATTGGCCGACAGCATGGATTGCCGGTAATGATTTAAGTGCAATTGGTGTCATTAAAGCTGTGGAAGCAAACAATCTGCAAGTTCCTAATGATTTTAGTGTAATTGGTTTTGATGATATCGAGTTATTACGCTATTTCAAGCCGCGAGTAACTACTGTTCAAAACCCGATTAGAACACAAGGAAAAGAAGCAGTGATAGAGCTTTTGGCTTTAATTGCCGGTGATAAAGCTGGCGAGAATAAAATTTTAGATTGTCGTTTAATCCGCGGTGAAACGACAACAGCAGTCGAGTTGCAAAAATAA
- a CDS encoding glycoside hydrolase family 3 N-terminal domain-containing protein encodes MEKTKLKAILADLTLAEKVGQLVQVTPDFFGNPGEITGPMSQWSMNNEQLYQIGSVLGTHRSDEVKKIQRDYLANSRHKIPLIFMADVIHGYETIFPIPLALAASFDAAMIEKVAAATGAEAATEGVHVTFSPMADYVKDPRWGRVLESNGEDPRLSKVLTESYVRGYQGDNLATEENHIAACVKHFIGYGAAEGGRDYNTVDISDVEMYQNYLPAFEGAIASGVKMVMTSFNSFKGIPVTANKKLIQNVLRHELGFKGVLISDWAAIGELMQHRVAENPHQASYKAFTAGIDIDMMTDCYLQELAEIILAENLTEQLDEAVLRVLNLKNDLGLFENPYRGLKTQVDKTKLRKLAYKAALRSAVLLKNEGVLPLKKSEKILLIGTKGTTQDVLGAWSWIGDRQKAVSLADGLTAKFPQIVVMEIDDNQKDWQTVITAVKEADKVLLAVGETSDEAGEAASRANLELSGVEQKLVAVAAQNNPATILITFSGRPLVLTQEAAKTAAIISGWFLGSEMGSALAALLSGEENFSGHLPMSFPRSVGQLPYSYQEMSTGRPKTKDNGQEKYISRYLDEENGPLYAFGHGLSYSRFTFSDFSLSQSSLAKGEKATLRFTVGNDSQIPGFALPQVYFQDEVTEMIRPKIELLKWKQVYLEAGESKTISFVLSPKDFAYVHENLKRYSDPGEIQLFLATSATEIVDKVQLQLL; translated from the coding sequence ATGGAAAAAACAAAGCTTAAAGCAATTTTAGCTGATTTAACTTTGGCAGAAAAAGTGGGACAGTTGGTTCAAGTCACACCAGACTTTTTTGGTAATCCAGGAGAAATCACGGGTCCAATGTCACAGTGGTCAATGAATAACGAGCAGCTTTATCAGATTGGCTCTGTTTTAGGGACCCACCGTAGCGATGAGGTCAAAAAAATTCAAAGAGATTATTTGGCAAATAGTCGTCATAAGATTCCGTTAATTTTTATGGCAGATGTTATTCATGGCTATGAAACAATCTTTCCGATTCCACTGGCTTTAGCAGCTAGTTTTGATGCGGCTATGATTGAAAAAGTAGCTGCTGCTACAGGTGCTGAAGCAGCGACAGAAGGGGTTCACGTAACTTTTTCACCTATGGCAGATTATGTTAAAGATCCACGTTGGGGCCGAGTTTTAGAAAGTAATGGAGAAGACCCTAGACTTTCTAAAGTGCTAACAGAAAGTTATGTTCGGGGCTATCAAGGAGATAATCTTGCTACTGAAGAAAATCATATTGCCGCTTGTGTGAAACATTTTATTGGTTATGGAGCCGCTGAAGGCGGTCGCGATTACAATACTGTGGATATCTCGGATGTTGAAATGTATCAAAATTATTTACCTGCTTTTGAAGGTGCAATAGCTAGTGGTGTCAAAATGGTGATGACGTCTTTTAATAGTTTCAAAGGCATTCCTGTTACTGCCAATAAAAAGCTCATTCAAAATGTTTTGCGGCATGAATTAGGTTTTAAAGGGGTTCTTATTTCAGACTGGGCCGCAATTGGGGAATTAATGCAGCATCGTGTAGCTGAAAATCCCCATCAAGCAAGTTACAAAGCTTTCACAGCGGGGATTGATATTGATATGATGACCGATTGCTACTTGCAAGAGCTAGCTGAAATCATTCTCGCTGAAAATCTTACAGAACAACTAGATGAAGCTGTATTACGGGTATTAAATTTAAAAAATGATTTAGGCTTGTTTGAAAATCCGTATCGTGGTTTAAAAACGCAGGTTGATAAAACCAAATTAAGAAAATTAGCCTATAAAGCAGCTCTTCGTTCGGCAGTTCTTTTAAAAAATGAAGGAGTCTTACCTCTTAAAAAATCAGAGAAAATTTTATTAATTGGGACCAAGGGAACGACCCAAGATGTTTTGGGAGCTTGGTCATGGATTGGGGATAGACAAAAAGCTGTCAGTCTTGCAGACGGACTGACAGCTAAATTTCCTCAAATTGTAGTGATGGAAATTGACGATAATCAAAAAGATTGGCAAACAGTTATAACGGCTGTAAAAGAAGCTGATAAAGTACTTTTAGCTGTTGGTGAAACCAGTGATGAGGCTGGAGAAGCGGCTAGTCGTGCAAATTTGGAATTGTCTGGGGTTGAACAAAAATTAGTGGCTGTGGCCGCTCAAAATAATCCGGCTACGATTTTAATTACATTTAGTGGACGACCACTTGTTTTAACACAAGAAGCAGCAAAAACAGCAGCAATTATTTCAGGCTGGTTTTTAGGCAGTGAGATGGGTTCTGCATTAGCTGCGCTATTAAGCGGAGAGGAAAACTTCAGTGGGCATTTACCAATGAGTTTTCCCCGCAGTGTCGGTCAACTACCATATTCTTATCAGGAGATGTCGACAGGACGTCCCAAAACTAAAGACAATGGTCAAGAGAAATATATTTCGCGCTACTTGGATGAGGAAAATGGACCGTTATATGCTTTTGGTCATGGTTTATCTTATAGTCGTTTTACCTTTAGCGATTTTTCTTTATCACAAAGTAGTCTTGCAAAAGGAGAAAAAGCAACACTTCGTTTTACCGTTGGCAATGACTCACAAATTCCTGGTTTTGCCTTGCCACAAGTTTATTTTCAAGATGAGGTGACTGAAATGATTCGTCCTAAAATCGAATTATTAAAGTGGAAACAAGTCTATCTTGAAGCAGGAGAGTCAAAAACAATTTCATTTGTTCTTTCACCTAAAGATTTTGCTTACGTTCATGAAAACTTAAAAAGATATTCAGATCCAGGTGAAATTCAGCTGTTTTTAGCCACTAGTGCAACTGAAATTGTGGACAAGGTACAGTTGCAACTGCTTTAA
- a CDS encoding 6-phospho-beta-glucosidase, with the protein MANKFPKDFLWGGAVAAHQVEGAWNVDKKGVSTADVMTAGANGVAREITKGIIEGKNYPNHEAIDFYHHYKEDIALFKELGSKAFRTSINWTRIFPNGDEEKPNEAGLQFYDDLFDELLKNNIEPVITLSHFEIPYHLYEKYGGFTNKKLIDFFVHYAKTVMTRYKDKVKYWMTFNEINNQADGQHTLHTWTNSALLFEEGDNKEALTFQAGLNELIASAKVVKLGHEINPDFQIGCMMAYVPVYPYSCNPSDLMASVKVMDRRFFYSDIHARGIIPAYAQKYWEQKGYEIEITQEERQALKEGTVDYIGFSYYMSGAVTTLPDVAGDEITEFPEAKVVLNPYVSASDWGWQIDPVGLRYTLNIVYERYNLPLFIVENGFGAYDKLEDGKIHDPYRIDYLQKHIDQMELAVNVDGVDLMGYTPWGVIDLVSFGSGEMEKRYGFIYVDKDNAGNGTLKRLKKDSFAWYQKLIQEN; encoded by the coding sequence ATGGCAAATAAATTTCCAAAAGATTTTTTATGGGGTGGAGCAGTCGCTGCCCATCAAGTTGAAGGTGCTTGGAATGTTGATAAAAAAGGTGTTAGTACTGCTGATGTTATGACAGCTGGTGCAAACGGCGTAGCGCGAGAAATTACAAAAGGAATTATTGAAGGAAAAAATTATCCTAACCATGAAGCGATTGATTTCTATCATCACTATAAAGAAGATATTGCGCTATTCAAAGAGTTAGGGTCAAAGGCGTTTCGTACATCCATTAACTGGACGCGGATTTTTCCAAATGGGGATGAAGAAAAACCAAATGAAGCAGGGCTACAATTTTACGATGATTTATTTGATGAACTGTTAAAAAATAATATTGAACCGGTAATCACACTATCGCATTTTGAAATTCCGTATCACTTATACGAAAAATACGGTGGTTTTACGAATAAAAAGCTCATTGATTTTTTTGTTCACTATGCTAAAACCGTCATGACACGTTACAAAGACAAAGTGAAGTATTGGATGACCTTTAATGAAATCAACAATCAAGCAGATGGCCAACATACGCTACATACATGGACTAATTCAGCTTTATTATTCGAAGAAGGGGACAATAAAGAAGCCTTAACATTTCAAGCTGGCTTAAATGAACTAATTGCCAGCGCTAAAGTTGTCAAGTTGGGCCATGAAATTAATCCTGATTTTCAAATTGGCTGCATGATGGCTTATGTACCCGTTTATCCCTACTCATGTAATCCAAGTGATTTAATGGCTTCAGTGAAAGTGATGGATCGTCGTTTCTTTTATTCGGATATTCATGCTCGGGGGATTATTCCAGCTTATGCCCAAAAATATTGGGAACAAAAGGGGTATGAGATTGAAATCACACAAGAAGAACGGCAAGCGTTAAAAGAAGGGACCGTTGACTATATTGGCTTTAGCTATTATATGTCAGGTGCAGTTACCACGCTACCAGACGTAGCAGGCGATGAAATTACAGAATTTCCAGAAGCTAAAGTGGTTTTAAATCCATATGTTTCAGCAAGTGATTGGGGTTGGCAAATTGATCCTGTCGGTTTACGCTACACATTAAATATCGTTTATGAACGGTATAATCTGCCACTTTTTATTGTGGAAAATGGCTTTGGTGCGTACGATAAATTAGAAGATGGGAAGATTCATGATCCTTATCGCATTGATTATTTACAAAAACACATCGATCAAATGGAATTGGCAGTAAATGTGGATGGAGTAGATTTAATGGGGTATACGCCTTGGGGGGTAATTGATTTAGTCAGCTTTGGTTCAGGTGAAATGGAAAAACGTTATGGTTTTATTTATGTTGACAAAGACAATGCAGGAAATGGGACTTTGAAGCGTTTGAAAAAAGATTCTTTTGCTTGGTATCAAAAGCTGATTCAAGAAAACTAG
- a CDS encoding MurR/RpiR family transcriptional regulator — MSFFGNIDFNVLSDTDQAIYHYMSSNADKIPYMRVRDIAQESHTSASSVMRLIRKLGYESFTEFRSQFSVQAAKSEGFEEALTILSRERFPRDIQSKLNQIVEKIQYCENIIFFGIGASGSICEYAARRFASIGYNSYPLIDPTYPIMSKLQNTSDNILVTLSVSGMTNEVVEVANGFRNKDDFLTIAITSDINSTLGRMSDYVLDYHVDVRRVKKHEDLTSQIPCIFLIEQLAERLQRQEDELHQK; from the coding sequence ATGAGTTTTTTTGGCAACATTGATTTTAACGTACTATCTGATACAGATCAGGCAATTTACCATTATATGAGTAGCAATGCTGATAAAATTCCTTATATGCGAGTCCGAGATATCGCACAGGAATCCCATACTTCAGCGTCTTCTGTTATGCGGCTAATTCGAAAACTAGGCTATGAGAGTTTTACCGAATTTCGTAGCCAATTTAGTGTGCAAGCAGCTAAAAGTGAAGGTTTTGAAGAGGCATTGACTATTTTAAGTCGTGAACGTTTTCCACGAGATATCCAAAGTAAGTTAAATCAAATCGTAGAGAAAATCCAATACTGTGAAAATATTATCTTTTTTGGAATTGGTGCTTCTGGATCAATTTGTGAATATGCTGCACGACGCTTTGCATCCATTGGATATAATAGCTATCCTTTAATTGATCCTACTTATCCTATTATGTCCAAATTACAAAATACCAGTGATAATATTTTAGTAACACTATCTGTTTCAGGAATGACAAATGAAGTCGTAGAAGTGGCCAATGGTTTTCGCAATAAAGATGATTTTTTAACAATTGCTATTACTTCGGATATCAACTCTACTCTGGGGCGGATGTCAGATTATGTTTTGGATTATCATGTCGATGTAAGGCGAGTAAAAAAACATGAAGATTTAACGAGCCAGATCCCTTGTATCTTCTTGATTGAGCAGTTGGCAGAACGTTTACAAAGGCAAGAAGATGAATTACACCAAAAATAA
- a CDS encoding ABC transporter ATP-binding protein, with protein sequence MSTKQVELKNREMPQDFKKTGQRLFRLLLEQKRRFVVIVISAIFFATLMAITPLILGWGLDAIVALLRAGEITTANLRRVLWQPLLLLFLAWGGIALFSLLQEYTMASVAETLTLRLRKQLTQKMNHLPIKFFDQYKTGDILTRTTLDLDKVSEVLQVGLMQMISAILSIIIGVGLMIYLSPLLTFGIVIILLLSLALTNFLAQKNQDYFSENQAALGYVGTKAEETYSGNLVIKAYNRQQQIESDLDKLNEAQFQAFKKAQFVSFAINPLIRLINQLGFVISAVVGGLMVINGQLSIGLVQAYLQYVNQVSEPITQVSYVINSLQSAFAALERIFEILDLPCEKENELNATLPSQIRGKVSFKHVSFGYEKDQLLMKDVNFTVKPKQMVAIVGPTGAGKTTMINLLMRFYELSKGQIEVDGKNIRHFARGEIRQKFGMVLQDTWLFEGTVAANIAYGQQNASRTEIIAAAKAAQCHHFILTLPKGYDTIISTDGSQISQGQQQLLTIARAILANPQLLILDEATSSVDTRTEEMIQQAMDRLTAERTSFVIAHRLSTIKNADLILVMKDGAIIEQGSHASLMKKGDFYANLYNSQFAS encoded by the coding sequence ATGAGCACAAAGCAGGTTGAGTTAAAGAATCGCGAAATGCCACAAGATTTCAAAAAAACGGGTCAGCGGCTATTTCGTTTATTATTAGAGCAAAAGCGCCGTTTTGTAGTGATTGTTATTTCTGCCATTTTCTTTGCAACATTAATGGCAATTACACCTTTAATTTTAGGCTGGGGGCTAGATGCCATTGTTGCTTTATTACGTGCGGGTGAAATAACAACAGCCAACTTAAGACGGGTATTGTGGCAGCCACTCTTATTATTATTTTTAGCATGGGGGGGGATTGCGCTATTCTCGCTTTTGCAAGAATACACCATGGCAAGCGTAGCAGAAACATTAACATTACGCTTACGAAAACAATTGACACAAAAGATGAATCATTTACCGATCAAATTTTTTGATCAGTATAAAACAGGTGACATATTGACACGGACAACTCTTGATTTGGATAAAGTATCTGAAGTTTTACAAGTAGGACTGATGCAGATGATTTCAGCAATCTTATCTATTATCATCGGGGTGGGGTTAATGATTTATCTTAGTCCGTTACTGACCTTTGGTATCGTGATCATTTTGTTGCTTAGTTTAGCGCTAACGAATTTCTTAGCTCAGAAAAATCAAGATTATTTTTCGGAAAATCAGGCAGCTTTAGGTTACGTTGGAACAAAGGCCGAGGAAACATATTCAGGGAATTTGGTTATTAAAGCATATAACCGCCAGCAGCAAATAGAATCAGACTTAGACAAATTGAATGAAGCCCAATTTCAGGCTTTTAAAAAAGCTCAATTTGTCAGTTTTGCTATTAATCCCTTGATTCGACTAATTAACCAGCTTGGTTTTGTGATTAGTGCAGTTGTCGGTGGGCTAATGGTTATTAACGGTCAGTTATCAATCGGTTTAGTTCAAGCTTATTTACAATATGTAAATCAAGTATCAGAACCGATTACACAAGTATCCTATGTAATCAACAGTTTGCAAAGTGCCTTTGCCGCTTTGGAGCGAATCTTTGAAATTCTTGATTTACCTTGCGAAAAGGAAAATGAACTAAATGCTACCTTACCATCCCAAATACGTGGAAAAGTAAGTTTCAAACACGTTTCTTTTGGTTATGAAAAAGACCAATTGTTAATGAAAGATGTCAATTTCACTGTAAAACCAAAGCAAATGGTAGCTATTGTAGGACCAACTGGTGCGGGTAAAACGACCATGATTAATTTATTGATGCGTTTTTACGAATTAAGTAAAGGACAAATTGAAGTTGACGGTAAAAATATTCGTCATTTTGCAAGGGGCGAGATTCGTCAAAAATTTGGTATGGTCTTGCAAGACACATGGCTCTTTGAAGGAACGGTGGCAGCTAATATTGCTTATGGACAACAAAATGCCAGTCGCACTGAAATTATTGCTGCGGCAAAAGCAGCGCAATGTCACCACTTTATTTTGACATTGCCAAAAGGCTATGACACGATAATTTCAACCGATGGCAGTCAAATCTCTCAAGGACAACAACAGCTTTTGACGATTGCGCGCGCAATTCTTGCCAATCCGCAACTGTTGATTTTGGACGAGGCAACTTCAAGCGTCGATACCCGTACCGAAGAAATGATTCAACAGGCAATGGACCGTTTAACGGCTGAGCGTACGAGTTTTGTGATTGCCCACCGCCTATCAACTATCAAAAATGCAGATTTGATTTTAGTGATGAAAGATGGTGCTATTATCGAGCAAGGCAGTCACGCTAGTCTAATGAAAAAAGGCGATTTTTACGCCAATCTTTATAATAGTCAGTTTGCAAGTTAA